Proteins encoded within one genomic window of Trichoderma asperellum chromosome 2, complete sequence:
- a CDS encoding uncharacterized protein (EggNog:ENOG41~antiSMASH:Cluster_2.4), giving the protein MSLSRAFTTRKLKIGSDADGKSPQRSHTLRHKISAPVQLVHTTNMLSYNAPDLPRVPGRTNSSKSLTDSDSVETTESTPPTSPDIAQGERSPSPKPNHLSGYFKPANAKPVVPAPAEPEPTPAPMIPQRSPTHTKKNSVDAVARSRSITRISRDSELSAASRSLQAFSSRSPSVSTNSSAPSSAHSSMHSSAHNSSISSRLAKQPLAPAFPLASAATTVSAAHAAPAASSVQPSNAARHHVAKDSNPFGAELAQVTELAEEFSSRSQREQMEEDVEYIRSKGLVKLRPDDYLSMVQSLSSIFFSESSHPAPKAAAPLWI; this is encoded by the coding sequence ATGTCGCTATCACGGGCTTTCACTACGCGCAAGCTCAAGATCGGCTCTGATGCCGACGGCAAAAGTCCCCAGCGCTCGCACACTCTTCGCCACAAGATCTCGGCTCCTGTCCAGCTTGTTCACACAACCAACATGCTCTCTTACAACGCGCCTGATCTGCCTCGAGTACCTGGACGCACCAACTCTTCGAAATCTCTAACCGATTCCGACAGCGTCGAAACCACCGAGTCGACCCCGCCAACCAGCCCGGACATTGCCCAGGGAGAGCGCTCGCCTTCTCCCAAGCCGAATCACCTCTCGGGATACTTCAAGCCCGCAAATGCGAAACCCGTCGTCCCAGCCCCggctgagcctgagccaACTCCCGCTCCAATGATTCCCCAGCGCTCTCCCACTCACACCAAGAAGAACTCGGTCGATGCCGTCGCCAGGTCACGATCCATCACGCGCATCTCTAGAGACTCGGAATTGTCCGCTGCGTCCAGGAGTCTTCAGGCCTTCTCTTCCCGTTCTCCGTCTGTATCAACCAACTCTTCGGCACCCTCTTCAGCACATTCGTCAATGCACTCTTCGGCGCATAATTCATCCATCTCGAGCCGCCTTGCGAAACAGCCTCTAGCTCCTGCTTTTCCTCTGGCCTCCGCGGCCACTACGGTTTCTGCAGCTCATGCAGCTCCTGCAGCCTCGTCTGTGCAACCTTCTAATGCAGCGAGGCACCACGTCGCCAAGGATTCAAATCCTTTTGGAGCAGAGCTGGCGCAAGTGACGGAGCTAGCGGAGGAATTTAGCTCCAGAAGCCAACGGGAGCAAATGGAGGAGGACGTGGAATATATCCGCTCCAAGGGCCTCGTCAAGCTGCGTCCCGACGACTATCTCAGCATGGTTCAAAGCCTgtcatccatcttcttctccgagtCTAGTCACCCGGCTCCCAAAGCTGCGGCACCACTCTGGATTTAA
- a CDS encoding uncharacterized protein (antiSMASH:Cluster_2.4), with product MAGSDNAPDSFISKEDGLNYWEGVSADIDGMLGGIPSVKGFSGILKSDLQGSRTFLAKLGVGAKQGRQKLATALEGGAGIGRVTEGLLIPLADEVDVIEPVAKFTAGLQGKEGVRNVYNHGLQDWEPVEGLKYDLIWTQWCVGHLTDSQLVEYLRRCQVALNPGAMIVLKENLSTSGRDVFDELDSSVTREDAKFRQIFEEAGLQLVKSELQRGFPETPQMTLLPVRMYALKPKAV from the exons ATGGCGGGTTCAGATAATGCCCCCGATTCCTTCATCAGCAAGGAGGACGGGCTCAATTACTGGGAGGGTGTTAGCGCTGATATCGACGGCATGCTTGGAGGCATTCCATCCGTCAAGGGCTTCTCTGGTATCTTAAAGAGCGATCTCCAAGGCTCACGGACGTttctggccaagctgggcgTTGGAGCAAAGCAAGGGCGGCAGAAGTTGGCCACGGCTTTGGAGGGTGGTGCCGG AATCGGAAGGGTTACCGAAGGGCTGCTGATCCCATTAGCCGACGAGGTCGATGTCATTGAGCCCGTGGCCAAATTCACCGCCGGGCTGCAAGGCAAAGAGGGCGTTCGTAACGTCTACAATCATGGTTTGCAGGACTGGGAGCCTGTCGAGGGGCTCAAGTACGATCTTATCTGGACGCAGTGGTGCGTGGGCCACTTGACGGATTCGCAGCTGGTGGAGTACCTGAGAAGATGCCAGGTTGCGCTGAATCCGGGGGCCATGATTGTGTTGAAGGAGAATTTGAGCACATCGGGCCGTGATGTCTTTGATGAGCTGGATAGCAGTGTGACAAG ggaggatGCCAAGTTTAGACAGATTTTTGAGGAAGCGGGACTGCAGCTTGTCAAGTCGGAGCTGCAGAGGGGATTTCCTGAGACGCCGCAGATGACGCTCCTCCCGGTGAGGATGTATGCTTTGAAGCCAAAAGCTGTGTAA
- a CDS encoding uncharacterized protein (EggNog:ENOG41~antiSMASH:Cluster_2.4~SMCOG1052:Terpene synthase/cyclase metal-binding domain protein) yields the protein MPSPTPPSTFGQAALITALKGQTLRIPSLQALFHTWPSPSLNAHYQELVPLASAAILEIAAAAPQLSIERRLRDDIALLTCLLFPTARRNQIEALVLYMVWLVCWDDTVDTNEGDLAADFAGAEEWRGKTLEIARTALQLPDDGGAQHGAAVDAINAVLVNFGQRYCYGTTHERAPLEQRQRLYDEISIFIRACAMEQRLRLDNALPSFEEYMDLREGTVAGGTLCALVPFAMGRHVPPELLDSPQFGVLRKQANVLFGLLNDLISLKKELSMDCVINAVCTLLRPETPLDEVMAQIYQKLQDAVRLFNEAAGELIDQCMNNNLLYDLSKDLVDGYRSVVTGTLEFMLKSPRYNISQLLREDGSLEIVL from the exons ATGCCATCTCCCACCCCTCCCTCCACCTTTGGCCAAGCCGCCCTCATCACGGCCCTCAAAGGCCAGACCCTCCGCATCCCCAGCCTCCAAGCTCTCTTCCACACATGGCCCTCTCCCAGCCTCAACGCCCACTACCAAGAGCTCGTCCCCCTTGCCAGCGCCGCCATCCTTGAAATCGCCGCCGCTGCGCCCCAGCTGAGCATTGAACGCCGTCTGCGCGACGACATTGCCCTTTTGACCTGTCTGCTGTTCCCGACCGCGCGCCGGAACCAGATTGAAGCGCTGGTGCTGTACATGGTGTGGCTCGTCTGCTGGGACGACACGGTCGACACAAACGAGGGTGATTTGGCTGCTGATTTCGCCGGCGCCGAGGAATGGCGCGGCAAGACGCTGGAAATTGCCCGGACAGCCCTTCAGCTCCCCGATGATGGAGGAGCCCAGCATGGAGCGGCGGTAGATGCCATCAATGCCGTGCTCGTCAACTTTGGGCAGCGGTACTGCTATGGCACCACCCATGAGAGAGCCCCCCTCGAGCAGCGTCAGCGTCTGTACGACGAGatcagcatcttcatccGCGCCTGCGCCATGGAACAACGGCTACGTCTTGACAACGCCCTGCCTAGCTTTGAGGAGTACATGGATCTCCGGGAGGGGACCGTGGCGGGCGGCACGCTCTGCGCGCTGGTTCCCTTCGCCATGGGGAGACACGTGCCGCCGGAGCTGCTCGATTCGCCGCAGTTTGGAGTTCTCCGGAAGCAGGCCAATGTGTTGTTTGGCCTGCTAAACGATTTGATATCGTTGAAGAAGGAGCTTAGCATGGATTGTGTCATCAATGCCGTCTGTACGCTGCTGCGGCCGGAAACGCCCCTGGATGAAGTCATGGCGCAGATTTATCAGAAGCTGCAAGATGCGGTGCGGCTTTTCAACGAGGCGGCCGGGGAGCTGATTGATCAGTGCATGAATAACAATCTTCTCTACGACCTGTCGAAAGATTTGGTTGATGGATACAGAAGTGTAGTCACTGGCACGCTCGAATTCAT GCTCAAATCCCCTCGCTATAACATCTCGCAGCTCTTGCGCGAAGATGGCTCACTAGAAATAGTCCTCTGA
- a CDS encoding uncharacterized protein (antiSMASH:Cluster_2.4~EggNog:ENOG41~SMCOG1235:polysaccharide deacetylase~CAZy:CE4), with product MPRLNLFRLPTTVRRRVRRNRLTMQGLLVLLVLLLALPLYSIYCVYKPPRFLIGYLRNKFPDVLFEVPTAQKIIALSLDDAPSAHTDEIMQVLRDNDAHATFFVIGKQVEGREATLRKLVAQGHELGNHAMRDEPSKRLSNDELESQVKQVKAMLTEAYEAEGKILPNNYFRPGSGLFNKRMRDLLGNRGFRIVLGSIYPHDPQIPYPNMNAKHILSMAHPGAIIICHDRRGWTAPMLRIVLPELKRQGYKIVTITDLVTSVEPLGDRQAMQFGELKP from the coding sequence atgcCACGCCTCAACCTCTTCCGCCTGCCGACCACCGTCCGGCGACGGGTCCGACGAAACCGCCTCACCATGCAGGGCCTCCTCGTGCtgctcgtgctgctgctcgccctGCCGCTCTACTCCATCTACTGCGTCTACAAGCCGCCGCGCTTCCTCATCGGCTACCTGCGCAACAAGTTCCCCGACGTGCTCTTCGAGGTGCCGACGGCCCAGAAAATCATTGCCCTGTCGCTCGACGACGCCCCCTCGGCGCATACCGACGAGATCATGCAGGTGCTGCGGGACAACGACGCGCACGCCaccttcttcgtcatcgggAAGCAGGTCGAGGGGCGGGAGGCCACGCTGCGGAAGCTGGTTGCGCAGGGCCACGAACTGGGCAACCACGCTATGCGCGACGAGCCCTCAAAGAGATTGAGCAACGACGAGCTGGAGAGCCAGGTCAAGCAGGTCAAGGCCATGCTGACGGAGGCGTACGAGGCCGAGGGCAAGATCCTGCCGAATAACTATTTCCGCCCTGGGTCGGGCTTGTTCAACAAGCGGATGAGGGACTTGCTTGGCAATAGAGGGTTCAGGATCGTTTTGGGGAGCATATACCCCCACGATCCGCAGATTCCTTACCCCAACATGAATGCCAAGCATATTCTGAGCATGGCGCATCCTGGAGCCATCATTATATGCCATGACAGAAGAGGCTGGACAGCACCGATGCTGCGAATTGTGCTGCCGGAATTGAAGCGACAGGGATACAAGATTGTCACTATCACGGATCTGGTGACGTCTGTTGAGCCATTGGGCGATCGGCAAGCCATGCAGTTTGGAGAGTTGAAaccttga
- a CDS encoding uncharacterized protein (antiSMASH:Cluster_2.4~SMCOG1168:O-succinylhomoserine sulfhydrylase), with protein MGNASDEYVPDIAALSLASRAVHADARIDGHPAIAPGLHTSTTFRYPNDPERLKPISEVDTTKPLDFHVYSRHTSPNMARFEALLTSIIGQQAIVYGSGLAAFHAMITHLNPKKVAIGDGYHGCHGILKIFERLTGLKKLPLDCDLSELGPGDIIHVETPLNPTGEARDLKYYADRAHSVGAYLTVDATFAPPPLLDPFAWGADLVMHSGTKYFGGHSDLLCGVLAANPKHKTWVSDLLADRLVLGSVIGSLEGWLGMRSLRTLELRVNRQSTTAAALVAWLAEQAKDPATAAGKTIARIQHASLQPEAAQEGSWLRQQMPNGYGPVFAITLKNKEMARRFPGKLGLFQHATSLGGVESLIEWRAMTDATVDQSLLRLSVGVESLEDLKADLQHGFEALVKEGL; from the exons ATGGGGAACGCCTCGGACGAATACGTGCCAGACATTGCGGCGCTGTCGCTTGCATCCAGAGCGGTGCATGCCGATGCTCGCATTGATGGCCATCCAGCCATTGCGCCTGGGCTGCACACCAGCACGACCTTTCGGTATCCCAATGACCCGGAGAGGCTCAAGCCCATCTCAGAGGTCGAT ACCACCAAGCCGCTCGACTTCCACGTCTACTCGCGCCACACGAGTCCCAACATGGCTCGCTTCGAAGCCCTCCTCACATCCATCATTGGCCAGCAGGCCATTGTGTATGGGTCTGGCCTGGCTGCGTTCCATGCCATGATCACCCATCTGAACCCCAAGAAGGTGGCCATTGGAGACGGCTATCACGGCTGCCACGGCATCTTGAAGATCTTTGAGCGACTGACCGgcctgaagaagctgccgctgGACTGCGACCTCTCGGAGCTGGGACCCGGAGACATCATCCATGTCGAGACGCCGCTGAACCCCACAGGCGAGGCGCGCGACCTGAAGTATTATGCCGACAGAGCACACTCTGTGGGCGCATATCTAACCGTAGACGCTACCtttgcgccgccgccgctgctggatCCCTTTGCCTGGGGAGCAGACCTTGTGATGCACAGCGGCACAAAGTACTTTGGCGGCCACTCCGACCTGCTCTGCGGCGTCCTCGCCGCCAACCCCAAGCACAAGACGTGGGTCAGCGACCTGCTCGCCGACCGTCTCGTGCTGGGCTCCGTCATCGGCAGCCTCGAGGGCTGGCTCGGCATGCGCTCCCTGCGGACCCTCGAGCTGCGCGTCAACCGCCAGAGCACCACGGCCGCGGCGCTGGTCGCATGGCTCGCGGAGCAGGCCAAGGACCCGGCCACGGCGGCGGGCAAGACGATTGCGCGGATCCAGCACGCGAGCCTGCAGCCCGAGGCGGCGCAGGAAGGCAGCTGGCTGCGGCAGCAGATGCCCAACGGCTACGGGCCGGTGTTTGCCATTACGCTGAAGAACAAGGAGATGGCGAGGAGGTTCCCCGGCAAGCTGGGCTTGTTCCAGCACGCGACGAGCCTGGGAGGCGTGGAGAGCTTGATTGAGTGGCGGGCAATGACGGATGCCACGGTTGACCAGAGTTTGTTGAGGCTGAGTGTTGGCGTGGAGAGCTTGGAGGATTTGAAGGCGGATTTGCAGCACGGATTTGAGGCCTTGGTAAAGGAAGGGCTGTAG